The following coding sequences lie in one Sinorhizobium fredii USDA 257 genomic window:
- a CDS encoding HAMP domain-containing methyl-accepting chemotaxis protein, translating into MNRISISLKASLVGAFALLLLLLVGQGLFALSLVGGVYQDVGTLATRWVPSVDITNKINTAISDLRGSQNRHIVNRTDAGMKRADEAIAADLKKLVERMKIYDGLVSGSEERALYGKFKDVLATYLKQHDELIAMSRAGKKDEAGEFLTSAMRQSYNELDKLADGFRDINLAGAKQSYLDSTADFASARLTTFVLLGIACLSGLGAMAFAIVGISRPINRTTEVMRTLSDGDLSVEIPFTDRTNEIGEMARAVEVFKQNGIKVRELNAQEAALQAKSADLQSSIGQVVSAAVAGDFTKRISKAYENADLDRFAAQVNELITSVDRGVAETRRVIAALAKGDLTETMRGEFQGAFGELKDNVNQTMTNLRSVLGEVRTAIDTINGGAGEMRIASGDLSKRTEQQAASLEETSSALEEITAAVKSSTERALEASHMVDEARKSTEQSSAVVKDAVSAMGKIEQASGEIGQIINVIDEIAFQTNLLALNAGVEAARAGEAGKGFAVVAQEVRELAQRSANAAKDIKALISRSGEQVGAGVKLVTATGAALTLIESHVIKVNEHVHSIATAAREQSTGLSEVSTAVNQMDQVTQQNAAMVEESTAATNRLADEAANLARLIARFQLEIGAAPRAAGAGTRPVASPARALTRKLAGAFGGRAATAAAADWEEF; encoded by the coding sequence ATGAACCGAATTTCAATTTCTCTCAAAGCGTCGCTCGTCGGCGCCTTCGCCTTGCTGCTGCTGCTGCTTGTCGGGCAGGGCCTCTTTGCTCTGTCACTCGTCGGCGGGGTCTATCAGGACGTCGGGACTCTGGCGACCCGCTGGGTGCCCAGCGTCGACATCACCAACAAGATCAACACGGCCATTTCTGACCTTCGCGGCTCGCAAAACCGCCATATTGTGAACCGCACCGACGCCGGCATGAAGCGCGCCGACGAGGCAATCGCCGCCGACCTCAAGAAGCTCGTCGAGAGAATGAAGATCTATGACGGGCTGGTTTCCGGATCGGAAGAGCGCGCGCTCTACGGCAAGTTCAAGGACGTGCTCGCCACCTATCTGAAGCAGCATGACGAGCTGATCGCGATGTCCCGCGCCGGCAAGAAAGACGAGGCCGGGGAGTTCCTGACAAGCGCCATGCGTCAGAGCTATAATGAACTGGATAAGCTCGCCGACGGCTTCCGCGATATCAATCTTGCCGGCGCGAAACAGAGCTACTTAGATAGTACGGCCGATTTCGCCAGCGCCCGCCTCACGACATTCGTGCTGCTCGGCATCGCCTGCCTTTCCGGACTCGGCGCCATGGCCTTTGCAATCGTTGGCATCTCGCGGCCGATCAATCGCACGACCGAGGTGATGCGCACGCTTTCTGACGGCGATCTCTCGGTCGAGATCCCCTTCACCGACCGGACCAACGAAATCGGCGAGATGGCGCGGGCCGTCGAGGTGTTCAAGCAGAACGGCATCAAGGTTCGCGAGCTGAACGCCCAGGAAGCGGCGCTGCAGGCGAAAAGCGCCGACCTGCAGTCGAGCATCGGTCAGGTCGTCTCGGCGGCGGTTGCCGGCGACTTCACCAAGCGCATCAGCAAGGCCTATGAAAACGCCGATCTCGACCGCTTCGCTGCCCAGGTCAACGAGCTCATCACCTCCGTCGACCGCGGCGTTGCGGAGACCCGCCGCGTCATCGCGGCGCTGGCCAAGGGTGATCTGACCGAAACGATGCGCGGCGAGTTCCAAGGCGCCTTCGGCGAGCTCAAGGACAACGTCAATCAGACGATGACGAATCTGCGCTCGGTGCTCGGTGAGGTACGCACCGCGATCGACACGATCAATGGCGGCGCCGGCGAGATGCGCATTGCCTCGGGCGACCTCTCGAAGCGCACCGAGCAGCAGGCCGCCTCCCTGGAAGAAACCTCCTCGGCGCTGGAGGAGATCACCGCCGCGGTGAAGAGCTCGACCGAGCGGGCGCTCGAGGCAAGCCACATGGTCGACGAGGCGCGGAAAAGCACCGAGCAGTCGAGCGCCGTCGTCAAGGATGCGGTCTCGGCGATGGGCAAGATCGAGCAGGCTTCCGGCGAAATCGGCCAGATCATCAACGTCATCGACGAGATCGCCTTCCAGACCAATCTCCTGGCGCTCAATGCCGGCGTCGAGGCGGCGCGCGCCGGCGAGGCCGGCAAGGGCTTCGCCGTCGTTGCCCAGGAGGTGCGCGAGCTGGCACAGCGCTCGGCCAATGCCGCGAAGGACATCAAGGCGCTAATCTCGCGTTCGGGCGAGCAAGTCGGCGCTGGGGTGAAGCTGGTGACGGCGACCGGCGCGGCGCTGACCCTCATCGAGAGCCATGTGATTAAGGTCAACGAGCACGTGCATTCGATCGCGACTGCCGCGCGCGAGCAGTCGACTGGACTGTCGGAGGTCAGCACGGCGGTCAACCAGATGGACCAGGTGACGCAGCAGAATGCGGCGATGGTGGAGGAATCGACGGCGGCGACTAACCGACTGGCCGACGAGGCGGCGAACCTCGCCCGACTGATCGCCCGCTTCCAGCTCGAAATCGGCGCAGCACCGCGCGCTGCCGGCGCCGGCACGCGGCCAGTCGCCTCACCCGCTCGGGCCCTCACCCGTAAGCTCGCCGGCGCCTTCGGCGGCCGTGCGGCAACAGCCGCCGCCGCGGATTGGGAGGAGTTCTGA
- a CDS encoding MATE family efflux transporter, which yields MRPSSPPLGKPLTASAGHHTIKGLFVGALGPEALAGVSLVMPLFLTVSAVGQGLGFGLATLLARHLGAGRHSAASAAASTVFAAAVPLGLAFALAVHLVIPFYLEGVFI from the coding sequence GTGCGACCGTCATCACCTCCGCTCGGAAAGCCACTTACCGCGAGTGCCGGGCACCATACGATCAAAGGTCTCTTCGTCGGCGCTCTCGGACCGGAGGCGCTCGCAGGCGTCAGCCTCGTCATGCCGCTTTTCCTCACGGTCTCGGCCGTGGGGCAGGGGCTGGGTTTCGGTCTCGCCACCTTGCTGGCCCGTCACCTTGGCGCTGGCCGCCACTCTGCCGCCTCGGCGGCTGCGAGCACGGTATTCGCGGCGGCGGTTCCGCTCGGCCTCGCCTTCGCCTTAGCGGTCCATCTGGTAATTCCATTTTATCTAGAAGGCGTTTTTATCTAG
- a CDS encoding DUF982 domain-containing protein codes for MFKAWNECVIVDLPALDGVQIVWTPAEAARLLSEHWPVTHGRAYNTALNACTDAMLGTASDDQARRTFIAAVEEAKIRMMR; via the coding sequence ATGTTCAAGGCATGGAACGAATGCGTCATCGTGGATTTACCCGCTCTCGACGGTGTCCAGATCGTCTGGACACCGGCTGAAGCGGCAAGATTGCTCAGCGAGCATTGGCCGGTTACCCACGGGCGCGCCTACAACACTGCCCTTAACGCCTGTACCGATGCCATGCTGGGAACGGCCTCAGACGATCAGGCGCGGCGGACCTTTATCGCCGCGGTCGAGGAGGCGAAAATCAGGATGATGCGGTGA
- a CDS encoding AI-2E family transporter, producing the protein MAKDVSAEVREAPDQLLTARRSRAFVILVAIAAGIVVCYLLALPFLPALTWALVLAIMFHPLHRRISKDLRYPEIAAAATVAIAAFIVAVPLTLIAERLVNEAARGAQIVAEALRTGSWRDTIASYPRLGLVLLWIETQLDLAGLAGNAATLLTNFSASLVRRSVAQIVDVVLTFYFLFYFLRDGREALNMLKNYSPLASAEMNKLFLRVSETVHAIVFGTFAVAVVQGMLGGLMFWLLGLPSPLLWGLAMGLLAMVPVLGAFIVWVPAALSLALTGEWGKALILTVWGAGVVATVDNLLYPMFVGDRLKLHTVLAFMSMIGGIIVFGPAGLVIGPVIFTMTLLLLDIWRAHNKETDI; encoded by the coding sequence GTGGCGAAGGACGTTTCGGCCGAGGTAAGAGAAGCTCCAGATCAATTGCTGACGGCGCGACGCTCGCGGGCATTCGTCATCCTTGTCGCGATCGCGGCCGGAATCGTCGTCTGCTACCTGTTGGCCCTGCCCTTCCTGCCTGCCCTGACCTGGGCCTTGGTCCTTGCGATCATGTTCCACCCGCTTCACCGGCGGATCTCGAAGGACCTGCGCTATCCGGAAATCGCCGCCGCCGCGACCGTGGCAATCGCCGCTTTCATTGTCGCCGTGCCACTCACCTTGATTGCCGAGCGGCTGGTCAATGAGGCTGCCAGAGGCGCGCAGATCGTCGCGGAAGCGCTGAGGACCGGGAGTTGGCGCGATACCATCGCGAGCTATCCGCGCCTCGGGCTGGTCCTGCTCTGGATCGAAACCCAGCTTGACCTTGCCGGCCTCGCAGGCAATGCCGCAACACTGCTTACCAATTTCAGTGCGTCCCTCGTCCGCCGCTCGGTGGCGCAGATCGTCGATGTCGTCCTGACGTTCTACTTCCTGTTCTATTTCCTGCGCGACGGGCGCGAAGCCTTGAACATGCTCAAGAACTACTCTCCTCTGGCCTCCGCAGAGATGAACAAGCTGTTCCTTCGCGTCAGCGAAACGGTCCATGCGATCGTTTTCGGAACCTTCGCCGTGGCGGTCGTGCAGGGGATGTTGGGCGGTCTGATGTTCTGGCTGCTTGGCCTGCCGTCGCCGCTGCTCTGGGGTCTGGCCATGGGCCTGCTGGCGATGGTGCCGGTTCTCGGCGCCTTCATCGTCTGGGTTCCGGCCGCGCTGTCGCTCGCCTTGACCGGTGAATGGGGCAAGGCGTTGATCCTGACAGTCTGGGGAGCCGGCGTGGTCGCGACGGTGGACAATCTGCTCTATCCGATGTTCGTCGGAGATCGGCTGAAGCTGCACACGGTGTTGGCATTCATGAGCATGATCGGCGGTATCATCGTTTTCGGGCCGGCGGGATTGGTGATCGGGCCGGTGATCTTCACGATGACACTGCTGTTGCTCGACATCTGGCGCGCGCACAACAAAGAAACCGACATATAG